The following are encoded in a window of Fusarium falciforme chromosome 11, complete sequence genomic DNA:
- a CDS encoding Zn(2)-C6 fungal-type domain-containing protein produces MPSTPQEMGGGSTVTPGLRAGYVSQLEQRIIDLEQEFQAFKSHVNQQLATVSTPQQPQSPESHTTADPGPADPPSEAIALGNPFSRPSLETYRNYCRIWFDRYHSWFPILHQPTILGLCKDDSSRPRSPASLILDAIAVVIVSSQQAPVDTGLDRDQFCRYLTDEIILAAIHDMSFRKLQALLILTMAEYGSGRMIDFWNLISLCKRISTQLGLRDLVAHSAMNFGFPSVLPPRMLQIPTTAVEREEKIRAFWAIDALDSASTLGVAWHLTVSRPEPAANLPCDEEIWRFPESVIDMYQFGSSEAPSSFSLYVRLVTNELWHVHNFLQQSCEPFSIISLSQRQEECDSVYQRLKSWQNDFEQLLTVHTPLYTDLLTHSGTPTQQPNSILIHCTIHSAIISLHQRLIFPVSLTDEDATHWEAAAERCLSSCDQMAEVIRGANDDTLGIINPHVIYCVFIAARFYLIYSKAMDLPLPNKLYLFIYALRVCGQIWHLAKLLHTVLEVASAEHAGSQVSHPLPVEFFDLQYFSLDIHAALRIWAGEKQGSLLREDHAVTSCTREDERA; encoded by the exons ATGCCCAGTACGCCGCAGGAGATGGGCGGCGGCTCTACCGT GACTCCTGGACTCCGAGCCGGCTACGTAAGCCAGCTAGAGCAACGGATCA TTGATCTCGAGCAAGAGTTCCAAGCATTCAAGTCGCATGTTAATCAGCAACTTGCCACTGTCTCCACTCCCCAACAGCCGCAGAGTCCAGAGTCACACACTACAGCGGATCCCGGCCCAGCAGATCCTCCATCAGAAGCTATTGCTCTTGGAAACCCGTTCAGCAGGCCATCTTTGGAAACCTACAGAAACTACTGCAGAATTTGGTTTGACCGATACCACTCTTGGTTCCCTATTCTCCATCAACCGACTATCCTAGGATTGTGTAAGGATGACTCCAGTCGGCCCAGAAGCCCAGCTTCATTAATCCTCGATGCCATTGCTGTAGTTATTGTCTCAAGCCAGCAGGCTCCAGTCGATACAGGTCTGGACCGGGATCAGTTCTGTCGCTATCTCACCGACGAGATCATTCTCGCGGCAATCCACGACATGTCTTTTCGCAAACTGCAGGCCCTCTTGATTCTGACCATGGCAGAGTATGGCAGCGGCAGGATGATTGACTTTTGGAACCTGATCTCGCTATGCAAGAG AATCAGCACACAGCTTGGGCTACGAGACTTGGTCGCCCACAGTGCCATGAACTTTGGCTTTCCTTCCGTCTTGCCGCCTCGGATGCTCCAGATCCCTACCACTGCCGTTGAACGCGAAGAAAAGATCCGCGCCTTCTGGGCTATCGACGCTCTTGACTCTGCCTCGACGCTGGGAGTCGCATGGCATCTCACCGTGTCCAGACCAGAACCAGCTGCTAATCTGCCCTGCGACGAGGAAATCTGGCGATTCCCAGAGTCGGTCATTGACATGTACCAATTTGGTAGCTCTGAAGCGCCCTCATCTTTCTCACTTTACGTGCGATTGGTTACCAACGAGCTTTGGCATGTCCACAATTTTCTACAACAGTCTTGCGAGCCGTTTTCCATAATATCTCTGTCTCAAAGGCAGGAAGAATGCGACTCCGTCTATCAGAGACTCAAATCGTGGCAGAACGATTTCGAGCAACTCCTGACAGTGCACACGCCGCTCTATACCGACTTGCTCACACATTCCGGGACTCCTACGCAACAGCCCAACTCGATTCTCATTCATTGCACAATACACAGCGCCATCATATCCCTCCACCAAAGACTCATATTTCCTGTCTCTCTGACAGATGAGGATGCCACCCACTGggaggcagcagcagagagATGCCTATCCAGCTGTGATCAAATGGCTGAAGTAATTAGAGGCGCCAACGACGACACTCTTGGAATCATCAACCCTCACGTCATCTACTGCGTCTTCATTGCAGCAAGATTCTATCTCATCTACTCGAAGGCCATGGATCTACCCCTTCCTAATAAACTTTACCTTTTCATCTACGCTCTCCGTGTATGTGGGCAGATTTGGCATCTTGCAAAATTGCTTCACACGGTACTTGAGGTTGCCTCCGCTGAGCATGCTGGGAGCCAGGTTTCACACCCACTGCCTGTGGAGTTTTTCGACTTGCAGTATTTCTCACTGGATATTCACGCTGCTTTGAGAATTTGGGCTGGTGAGAAACAAGGCTCGTTGTTGCGGGAGGATCACGCGGTTACATCTTGTACAAGGGAGGATGAGAGGGCATGA